In Acanthopagrus latus isolate v.2019 chromosome 6, fAcaLat1.1, whole genome shotgun sequence, the genomic window aaaaaaaacagccttaaaTAACTGTGCTGCTTTCTAGGAAGTTACtagaaatgcagcaaaacaaaagcatatgGTGTTTATAGTGCTGGGGGCTGCTTTCAATCAGGACCTATGGccagagctggagctggaacCAAATGTTGATTAATGGATCAGTCCCGAGCTGCAAGGATTAGTCGATTGACCCATGCTTCAAACATTTCAATGAATCCCCACAGTTATTACTGAACAGTCACTTTTTTGAGTAGTTCTGAAGAAAAGTTGTCCAATTTCAGCCTTTACAATGTGACTCTTCTGTTCTCAGCGTTCTTGGAAGgtaaactggatgttttttgcTTCTCTTTTTCATCTTGATGAAGTTACCTTTGGATTTGGAGACATTCTTTCTGACACTTTGTCAAACAGACGACCAATCGATTATTCGAGAGAATGATCTGCGGGAGATCTCGACTGATGCTTGATCTTTGGGGACGATGTGGATACTGATACAAGGATGTAAAAATTATAAATATAGAAGAAAACATACGTGCATTTTTTGCATTGATCAATCAAATGTGGTTATAAAACCCTTGTTTGGTTAACAGAGTAAGAATGTTTTACACTTAgtcaacaaacactgaaatgacacTAGTGCTTTAAAGCAGTACACTTACAAGGACTTATTCATTAGAAATGAACCTTTTCATCCCTTTTGACCTTTTGATCTCTAAAGACGATGCATTTTGGCGCATATCGCATAACTTGTACGTAGATACAAAGATGTCTGTCAGTTGTTGTATTGGTCGAGCTCTAATCGacaaatcagtcaatgaaacGCTTGTCACAGAGATGGAATTGCAATTAACTTTAATGacatttgattaattgtttcagtcgTTTTTTGTGCAAAAGTACCAACTATTCACTATTTTCACATTCCTAAAGATAGGGATTTTCTGGTTTTTCATTGTCTTGAATATTAGTCTATTGATGAATATAttgatgtctgttttattatctgtttctttaaagtgattatctttaggttttggacagttggttggacaaaacgAGCAATTTGATGTCAACATGTGCTCACGACTCACCAGTTCAGAAATTATCgacaaactgagactttttATAATATAATAGATCTGTTTTTACTCTTTGAAATAAGTCTTAAAAGCCCCAAGACCACATCATCAGATGGTTTTcctgatgaaaaataaagatattcagtttgcaGTCATGTTAAAGCAAATCCTCAAAACTAAGAAGCTGCAATCAGAGAGTGTTCTGCatctctgcttttaaaatgtatacaaaTGTTTAATCCATTATGCAGATCACTTTTCTGTCATTAAGCAACATatcactgcagctcagaggcTCACTGCAGGCTGCAAACTCAGATTTGTCACTGCCTCGTCATAGTGTGATCTCCATTAAGGTTTTTTCCGTTCAGTGCTTTCTTGCGTGTGCGTTTTCTAAATGATTGCTGCAGCCACTCAGGTTTCACAAGGAAAAGTTGTAGCAGCATCAGACACACCTACAACCTGCGCAACCCCATTGAGAAATACCTCACAGAGGGCAGATGGAAAGGCGGCGTTGCAGGAGAGTGGATGGAGGTTTTGGATGGGAGATTGAGTTGTGAATATCTGTGCTACTTTTAGTCGCTGGACACCACTCTCATGTTTCCCTGCATTTGCCAGAGCCCTGTCTGTGTTCCGATGAACGCGGTGCCAAGGCTTATGTATGAGCAGTTCCCACGCTTGCTCTCGGAAAATAGTCCTGTGCGAGTCTGAGTTATCCTTTCAGTGATACGTTAGGCACCGATCGTGCAAAAAGAACAACTATTTGAAGTGGTTTAATTAAGCTCATGATCCCAAATCCTTCAGAGATGATTGTGTCCAGAAGAAGCAattgttctttcattttctttgctcaCATCTCCAGCTGCTGATACTCAGGTCTTCTCCTCTTTAAGCCCTCGAGGCCGCTCCTCCAGGCTTTGATGCCCACACTCTTTGACGCAGGTGGACAGACACAGGCATGAGTAACAGTGGGACCAAAGAGCCGTCGTCGCCCCAGCCGAGCACCGCCCAGTCGCCTCCTGAGCCTCAGCGCAGGGGCAGGGGTCGGCCAcggaaacagcagcaggtagacACACGGGCCTTTAAAAAGATACATCAGTGATCAAATCATTAAGTGTCATTaagtgtctgaaaaacaaagctgGTGGGTTATGCCTGTGTGTCTTCAACTGATTAGTGTTTGGTTTCTGTCCACAGGAGCCTGTTGGACCACCAACTCCAAAGCGACCGAGAGGACGACCGAAAGGCAGCAAGAACAAAGGCCCCAGACCTGCACTGAAGGTTGAAACTGATCAGTGTATCcaagatattaaatatttatttgaccTCTTAATTGCAGAATTGTAACACTACCTTGTCTCCCATACCTACAACAATGAGCTTTTTGAGTGCtatatttagacatttttaaatcGCAAGAAATGTTGTGGATTTATTACAAGTATTATGAAACATCATACATTGTAAATATAATTACAAAATGCTTCTGAACTAACTTGAAAAAACCTCCTATCTCTATCACTCCAGGAAAGAGGAGCCAGTAAGCTTGTAGTAAGCACATGGGTTTCTCTTTCCAGTTTATTTGCATTAGATGCATCTGAGAGTTTTCTGTGTAATATTTCCTGAAATGCagagatgtctttttttttcaagaaaagctGTAAGATAATCAGCAGCCACTGTGAGGGCATCTGTCagctcagacagagaaaagacaagctgtttttaaatcaatgcaGTATTCACGTCTGCAGCCTGCAGTTGGTCAGTGCTCAGATCGTCAGCTGTTATTATTCCGAGGAGTGAAAGATTGTCTTACTGTTTGTTGCTGCGTATATTTACCATCCTTCATACTTTCATGTGCACGCGCAACAGTTTTTTGAGAGGCAAATTTTGCACTACCACCACAATTACTTACTTTGCACTCGTCTTCCAAAATTATCACATTGCTTGTCACAGTTTGTCAAGTAGTTAAAGTGGCCTCTGTCTCAGCCAGCCAGCTTCAGCATTTCAGTTCTTCTCACACATGAATTTATTAGTGATAATTCAGTAATACAGAAgagtaataatattaataatgattagctttatttttgttgtaccCAGGAAACTATTGAAAAGACAATATGACAGAACAAACATTCACATGGAAGCCTCATCTGAGGTGAAGTTAAAACAAGACAGTGGAACAGAACATGTAAAAacgcaaaaacaaaaaacccaacatgAGTTATAACAGGTAAAATGACTAAAAGCCATAGAACAGGAAGGATTATGGAAAATGAATAGAGAGGAATAAAAGAATACAATCAATAAAGGACGATAAGAGCATGACATCATATCAGATGAATTAAGAACAGCAACAGTAATATACTGTATGATTGTTACGACCCTCTTCACCAAAACAGGTCCAACATAAACAACCAAGTTAAGTTGCGGTTTAAAAGATGGTGAATTTATTGAATGAACAGCAAACCGGACAAAGGgaaaaaacttcaaaacaatcggacaaacaaactgatgggCCGATGGgccaaaatgaacaaaaggaGGGCAGCCTCCCAGACCAGCCCACCAGGGCCAGTCGGAGCTGGAGACT contains:
- the si:ch211-161c3.6 gene encoding high mobility group AT-hook 2b; amino-acid sequence: MSNSGTKEPSSPQPSTAQSPPEPQRRGRGRPRKQQQEPVGPPTPKRPRGRPKGSKNKGPRPALKKVEPLGERRPRGRPRKWPQKVVQEVTEEQQGPSEEAEEGPSQLEPSTSQVPEQEEGE